The stretch of DNA CCAAGCGCCGCCCCGAAGGCGCCCATCAGGATGAGCCCTTCGAGGCCCACATTGAACACGCCCGAGCGCTCCGAAAGCACGCCTGCCAGGGCGGCGAAGATGAGCGGCATCGACAGCCGCAAGGCTGAGGACAGGAACTGGGTGAGCGCAGAAACATCGGAGAACAGATCAAACATCCGCTCACCCTCCTTGTGCGGCCTTGATTGCGGCTGACATGGTGCGCCGGCGCTCGAGCAGCCGGGCAAAGCGGCTGCGCTGGAAGCTGAAGGCAAGGCCTGTCGCCACGAAGATGACGATCAGGCCTTTGATCGCCTCGACCAGCGTCACCGGCACCCCGGCCGCGCGCTGCATCATATTGGCCCCGCTCTCGAGCCCGGCCATGAAGGTGGCGGCGACGATGGTGCCAAGCGCATTGGTTCCGGCGAGAAAGGCGATGACGATGCCGTCATAGCCATAGCCTGCGCTGAACAGATGGAACAGGCGGTGCTTGAGGCCCATCACTTCGAAGGCGCCGGCAAGCCCTGCCAGCGCGCCGCCCACCAGCATGGAGGTCAGGATATGCCGCCTCACCGACATTCCGGCATAGCGCGCCGCCTGCGGATTGGCTCCGACCGTCTGAAGGGAATAGCCGATCGAGGTGTAACGCATCACCACTGAGAGGGCGAGCGCGGCGATCACCGCCACGATCACGCCTGCATGGGCATCCGTGCTCGGCATGATATAAGGCAGCCAGAGGCTTTCGCGGATTTCCTCGGAATAGGGATAGGGTGCGCCCTCGGCCATCAGCGGGCCCGAGACCGCATAGCTCACGATATTGATCGCCACATAATTGAGCAGCAGCGTGACGATCACCTCATTGAGGTCGCGATAGGCTTTG from Rhodoligotrophos sp. CJ14 encodes:
- a CDS encoding ABC transporter permease, which codes for MTLELLRWVYLLKSLWAVLIALAIGALLILTTGHSPIAAYRELFGGAFLDYWGLSATLVKLCPLLLAGLAVALPLRVGLFNIGAEGQIYIGGLFATLVALYGPELPGVLGILLCAAGGLAGGAIWAAIPALLKAYRDLNEVIVTLLLNYVAINIVSYAVSGPLMAEGAPYPYSEEIRESLWLPYIMPSTDAHAGVIVAVIAALALSVVMRYTSIGYSLQTVGANPQAARYAGMSVRRHILTSMLVGGALAGLAGAFEVMGLKHRLFHLFSAGYGYDGIVIAFLAGTNALGTIVAATFMAGLESGANMMQRAAGVPVTLVEAIKGLIVIFVATGLAFSFQRSRFARLLERRRTMSAAIKAAQGG